TTTGCAGGACGGTTATGCATGAGCGATAATGATAGAAATGAGAAACGGGAAGCGGGGATGACAGTGACAGACAAGCTGAGAGCGGCAATTGTCGGATCAACGGGTTATGGGGGCGTGGAGCTGATCAGGCTGCTGCAGGGCCACCCTGATATAGAGATTACTTCAGTGATTTCCTCTTCGAGTGCGGGTGCGCCGATTGAGGAGGGTTTTCCGCATTTAACGGGAGTGGTGCAGCGTAAGCTGGACGGTGTAGATGCAGCAGAGATTGCAAGCAGAGCAGATGTTGTATTTACTGCTACCCCGTCGGGAGTGAGCGCGAAGCTGGTGCCCGGGCTGCTTGAGGCAGGACTCAAGGTTGTCGATCTGTCGGGGGACTTCCGGTTGAAGGATGGCGCGGAGTATGAGCAGTGGTATAAGCATCCGGCTCCTCCGGCAGCGTATCTGGAGCAGGCGGTATACGGTTTATGCGAGGTGTACGGCGAACGTGCGGCCGGAGTGGATTTCATCTCGAATCCGGGATGTTACCCGACAGCTACGCTGCTGGGGCTGATTCCGGCGCTTGAGGCAGGCTGGATTAAGCCGGACAGCATCATTATTGATGCGAAATCCGGGGTGTCCGGGGCAGGGCGGGGAACGAGCCTGATGGTGCATTTTGCCGAGATGAATGAGAACTTCAAAGCCTACAAAATCAACAAGCATCAGCATATCCCGGAAATTGAGCAGGTGCTGACCGATATCGCGGGGGAGAAGGTTACGGTAACGTTCACTACGCATCTGGTGCCGATGACCCGGGGAATTATGAGCACGATGTATGCCGGACTGAATGGCGAACACAGCGAGCAGGATCTGGTGGAATTATACCGTAACTATTATGCAGGCAGGCCTTATGTGCGGGTGCGTGAGCCCGGAGTGGTTCCGGCGACAAAGGAAGTCAGCGGATCGAATTACTGTGATATCGGCTTCGTCACAGACGCGCGTACCGGACGGGTTACCATTGTGTCGGTCATCGACAATATCGTTAAAGGCGCCGCAGGGCAAGCGATTCAGAACCTCAATTTGATGATGGGATGGGAGGAAAC
The sequence above is a segment of the Paenibacillus sp. FSL R7-0204 genome. Coding sequences within it:
- the argC gene encoding N-acetyl-gamma-glutamyl-phosphate reductase, whose product is MTVTDKLRAAIVGSTGYGGVELIRLLQGHPDIEITSVISSSSAGAPIEEGFPHLTGVVQRKLDGVDAAEIASRADVVFTATPSGVSAKLVPGLLEAGLKVVDLSGDFRLKDGAEYEQWYKHPAPPAAYLEQAVYGLCEVYGERAAGVDFISNPGCYPTATLLGLIPALEAGWIKPDSIIIDAKSGVSGAGRGTSLMVHFAEMNENFKAYKINKHQHIPEIEQVLTDIAGEKVTVTFTTHLVPMTRGIMSTMYAGLNGEHSEQDLVELYRNYYAGRPYVRVREPGVVPATKEVSGSNYCDIGFVTDARTGRVTIVSVIDNIVKGAAGQAIQNLNLMMGWEETRGLGYTPVYP